One Gammaproteobacteria bacterium genomic region harbors:
- the ftsW gene encoding putative lipid II flippase FtsW, whose product MSVATQTRPAEKTRRRIKGRVNVVPTAAIDLSLLMSMAVIIGLGIVMVASASLSIAEHQTGNAHYFLIRQISLLAVALIVSYICFQIPMSLWEKVAPWLLVVAFISLILVLVPGIGVTVNGARRWIDLFIIRFQPSEFAKLAFLLYLAGYLAHHQKQLADVMQGFIKPMAVFIVFAVLLLLEPDFGSVVVLAISVFALMFLAGVRLYQFLVLLLIAGASLGALAVYSPYRLARLTSFLDPWQDPFNSGFQLVQALIAFGRGGWFGVGLGGSVQKLSFLPEAHTDFLFAVMAEELGLVSVLIVIGLFGYIVLRSFRVAYRCQILSMPFIAYLTYGIALMFGMQAFINMGVNMGVLPTKGLTLPLMSYGGSSILVACICCALLLRADYEMRQKSQEMRPRKW is encoded by the coding sequence ATGAGTGTTGCGACGCAAACGCGACCGGCGGAGAAAACGCGACGTCGTATTAAAGGTAGGGTTAATGTTGTGCCAACTGCGGCTATTGATCTATCACTCTTGATGTCAATGGCCGTCATTATTGGTTTAGGCATTGTTATGGTGGCCTCGGCATCATTAAGTATTGCCGAACATCAGACAGGTAATGCACATTATTTTCTGATTCGACAAATCAGCTTGTTAGCCGTGGCGTTGATCGTTTCCTATATTTGTTTTCAAATCCCAATGAGCCTGTGGGAGAAGGTTGCGCCATGGTTGTTGGTCGTAGCTTTTATTTCGCTTATTTTGGTGCTAGTGCCGGGCATTGGTGTGACGGTGAACGGTGCTCGACGCTGGATTGACTTGTTTATTATCCGTTTTCAACCTTCGGAGTTCGCCAAACTAGCATTTTTGCTTTATTTGGCAGGTTATTTAGCGCATCACCAAAAACAGTTAGCTGATGTCATGCAAGGTTTTATTAAGCCCATGGCGGTTTTTATTGTTTTTGCTGTGTTGTTATTGCTCGAGCCAGATTTTGGCTCGGTAGTGGTATTGGCGATTTCTGTCTTTGCTTTGATGTTTTTGGCTGGTGTTAGGCTTTATCAGTTCCTGGTTTTGTTGTTAATTGCTGGCGCAAGTCTCGGTGCATTAGCCGTTTATTCGCCTTATCGTTTGGCTCGATTAACCTCGTTTCTTGATCCTTGGCAAGACCCTTTTAATAGTGGTTTTCAGTTAGTTCAAGCGCTGATTGCTTTTGGTCGCGGTGGTTGGTTTGGTGTTGGTTTAGGTGGCAGTGTGCAAAAGCTATCATTTTTACCTGAAGCACATACAGATTTTCTCTTTGCAGTCATGGCAGAAGAACTTGGTTTGGTTTCTGTGCTCATTGTTATCGGTCTTTTTGGTTATATCGTCTTACGTAGTTTTCGGGTTGCCTATCGATGCCAAATACTATCGATGCCATTTATTGCTTACCTCACCTACGGAATCGCCTTAATGTTTGGTATGCAGGCGTTTATCAATATGGGCGTCAATATGGGTGTCTTGCCAACAAAGGGCTTAACCTTACCGCTAATGAGTTACGGCGGATCCAGTATTTTGGTGGCCTGTATTTGTTGTGCTTTATTGCTACGAGCTGACTATGAAATGCGCCAAAAAAGCCAAGAAATGAGGCCACGAAAGTGGTAA